The genomic window CGACGAGGCGGGTGGCGACGACAAGGTCCTCACCGTCCCGGCCACCGACCCCCGGATGGCCCACCTCCAGGACATCACCGACGTCTCGGAGTTCGACCGGCTGGAGATCCAGCACTTCTTCGAGACCTACAAGGACCTCGAGCCGGGCAAGTCGGTCGAGGGCGCCAACTGGGTCGGCCGCGCCGAGGCGCAGGCCGAGATCGAGGCCTCCATCAAGCGGGCCCAGGAGGCCGGCGGCCACTGACGGCCCCCTCCCCCGGCCCTCCGAGCGCACGACGGACGACCGACGGCGGTGCACCCCACCCGGGGCGCACCGCCGTCGTCGTCCCGGGCACGGTCGTCCCGGGCACGGTCGGCTCAGCCGCGCGTGTCGTGCAGGACCGCCGTGAGGAACCCCAGTTCGCCCCGGTAGCCCTCCAGCCACTGGCGCCGGTGGGTGCGGGCGGCGTCCAGGGCGGCGGCGCGCTCGGCTCCGTCGGCCTCGGTCAGCGCCCACTCCGTCAGCGCACCGGTCCAGCACCACTCGTACTCGTCCCACTCGGCGAGCGTGGACAGGTGCGCGTAGCCGGGCTCGAAGCCGCAGCGCTGCACCTCGGCCAGCAGCCCGGGCAGGTCGGGCAGCTCGCCGGGCTCGGCGCCGAGACCGGCCAGCGCCGCGTCGCTGGGACCGGACTCCCAGAAGCCGTCGCCGAGGAGGACCCGGCCGCCGGGGCGCAGGGAGCGGCGGACGGCGTCGAGGGTCCCGGCCGGGCCGCCGAAGACGTGGGTGACACCGATGCAGACGACGGCGTCGAAGGGGCCGCCCTCCCAGGTCGCGGCGTCGGCCTGCACGAACTCGACGCGCCCCCGGAGCCCACCCATCGCGGCCCGGTCCCGTGCGGCGTCCAGGGCGGGGGCGGAGGTGTCCACCCCGACGCCGACCAGGCCCGGCTGCGCGGCCAGCAGCCGGAGCAGCCAGGCGCCCGCGCCGCAGCCGAGGTCGAGCACCCGGCCGCGCGGGGGTGGGGCCAGCCGCTCGAGGAGCCGGGCGAGCGCGTCGTCGGAGACCGGGGCGGCGACGGGGTGCCAGCGGTGCGCGACCGCGCTGACCACCGCCCTGTCCAGGGTGCTGTCCACCCGCGCAGTCTGGCGCAGCGGCCCGCCGCTCAGATGAGTCCGCGCGAGCGCAGGTCGCGCAGCTCGGCGAACACCCGCCGGCGGATGAGGTCCTCCCGCTTCTCGCCCAGGCCGACGAAGCGCAGGGACAGCTCCGCACGGTCGTCCTCACGGGGGTGGCGCCGCACGATCTCCGCCTTGGCCGACACCCTGGTCCCGTCGAGGTCCACGGTCACCGGGAGCACCGAGCCGACCTCCAGGGCCGCTGCCGCCTCCTGTCGGCCACCGAGGATGCAGCGCATGCCCCCCTCGCTGAGGTCGACGCTGGCCCCGGACAGGAGCGCGTCGCCGGCGCCCAGCTCGACGGAGACCGACAGGGGCGTGCGGACCGCGGACCGCCGCTGGCCGCGCGAGGCGGGGCCCACGACCCGGAGCCGCCAGCTCGGCGACTCCCCGGTGCGGACCTCGACGAGCTCGACCGGCAGGGAGCGCAGTTCCTCGGGGCCCCGCCAGATGAGCTCCATGCGCTCGCCCACGTCGAGGCGGACACGGCGGCGCGAGGAGTCCTCCCCGACGCTCACCACCAGCTCCCCGCCGGTGGCCTCCTCGACGAAGCTGGTCAGCACGTCGTCCCGGCTGACCGCCTTGACGTCGAGCACGCTCCGGTCCTCGGGATAGTCGACTCCCGGCGTCCCCATGGTCGCCCTCCTCGCTCACCTGGTCACACCTGGCCGGCGTGGCCTGACCCGCCCTGTGGCAGAAGTCCGCCCGGCGCGTCGCCGGACGGGGCCGGCCACCACGGCGGGCCCTCCGGTCACGGCACCGACATACATCGGCAGGAACGGCACGGACTCCAGTCGGGGGCACGGCTCGTTCCCTCGTCGGGGGGGTGTCGACGGCAGGCGCGCCCGGCGACACCGGCGGCGGCCGTGCCGACCCGCCGTCGGCCCGCCACGCCGGTCCGGTCACCGCCGCCGTCCCCATCGGCTGGAGCGACTCCGCGCAGCGACCACCCGACGCCGATCGCGCGCCGACGCGCGAGCCGGCCCCGGTCCGGCACCCGGAGTGGTTGACAGCCCGCGGTGCCCGTGCCGAGGTCGCCCCCAGGCCGACGCCGCAGCCCGCGCCGACCGGTGTCACGGGGAGGGGCGATGTTCGAGCGACTCGGCCGGCTGGTGTACCGCAGACGTCGGTGGGTGCTGGCGCTCTCCCTGGCGCTCGTGGTCTTCGCCGGGATCTGGGGCACGGGCGTCTTCGGGCAGATGACCGGGGGTGGGTTCGACGACCCCGGCAGCGAGAGCTCGCGGGCCGCCGCGGTGGCCGAGCGGGAGCTGGGCCGCAGCGCGGCGGACGTCGTCGTCCTGTACTCCAGCGAGGACCGCACCGTCGACGACCCCGGGTATGCCGAGGCGGTCACCTCCACCCTCGACGTCCTGCCCGACGGCGTGCTCCGGGTCGTGTCCTTCTTCGGCACCGGGGACCCGTCGCTGGTCAGCGAGGACCGACGCAGCACCTACGCCGTGCTCACCCTGCGCGGCGACGAGGACGAGCGAGAGGACGTCCTCGACGCCATCGAGGACGACCTGGCCGCCCCCGGCCTGACCACGCGGCTGGGCGGGGACGTGACCCTCAACCGGGACATGAACCTGCTGGTCAGCGAGGACATCGCGCTGGCGGAGACCATCTCGCTGCCCGTCCTGGCCGTGCTCCTCCTGGTGGTCTTCGGCAGCCTGGCGGCCGCCTGCCTGCCCCTGGTCATCGGCGTGACGGCGATCCTCGGCTCGTTCGCGGCCCTGCGCGCGTTCGCCCTGGTCACCGACGTCTCGATCTTCGCGGTCAACGTGGTGACCGTCCTGGGCCTCGGCCTGGCCATCGACTACGGACTGTTCGTGGTCAGCCGTTTCCGCGAGGAGGTCCGCAGGCAGCCGAGCATCGAGGACGCCCTGGCCCGGACCCTGGCCACGGCCGGACGCACGGTCGCCGTCTCCGGCGTCACGGTGGCGGTGTCCCTGGCCGGCCTGCTGATCTTCCCGCAGGTGTTCCTGCGGTCGATGGGCTTCGGCGGCATGAGCGCCGTGCTCGTCGCGATGCTGGCCGCGCTGACCCTGCTGCCGGCCCTGCTCGCCGTGCTCGGGCCCCGGGTGGACGCCCTGTCGATCCGGCGGGCGATCCGCCGCCGGCGCAGGCAGCCGGCCCACCTGGCCGTCGACCCCCACGGGACCTGGTACCGGATGGCCCGTGCCGTGATGCGCCGTCCGGTCCTCCACGGAGTCGCGGTGACGGCGTTCCTGGTGGTCCTGGCCCTGCCGTTCACCCGGGCGGAGTTCGGGGGCATCGACGTGCGCGCCATGCCCGAGGGAGCGGAGAGCCGCGTGGTCGCGGAGACCGTCGCGAGCGACTTCCCGCCGAGCCCGGCCGGCCCGGTCGAGGCGATCGTCGTCCTGCCGGGCGCCGCCGACTCGCCGGAGGGCGGCGCGGCACTGGAGTCGTACGTCGCGGCGGTGGACGCCGTTCCGGGCGTGGACGGCGCCTCGGTCACCGAGGCAGCCGGGAGCACGGCACGGGTCGCCATCGCCTCGGACGTCGGCGCGGTGGGCCCGGAGGGCCGCGACCTGGTGAGCGCTGTCCGCGGCATCGCTGCACCCGACGGGACCGAGGTCCTGGTCGGCGGCCCCAGCGCGCTCTACGCCGACCTGCTCGACAGCCTCGGCTCGCTGCTGCCGTGGATGGCCCTGCTCGTGGCCGCCACGCTCTTCCTCCTGCTGTTCCTGGCCTTCGGCTCGGTCGTGGTCCCGGTGAAGGCCATGGTGATGAACGTGCTCTCCCTGGGCGCCTCGTTCGGTGCCCTGGTGTGGATCTTCCAGGACGGGCACCTGTCAGGGGTCCTGGACTTCACCCCGACCGGCTTCGTCGAGGCGACCTCGCCGATCCTGGTGCTGGCCATCGTCTTCGGGCTGTCCATGGACTACGAGGTCTTCCTCATGTCCCGGATCCGCGAGCAGTACGACCTCACCGGCGACAACAGCGGGGCCGTGGCGACGGGCCTGCAGCGGACCGGCGGGATCATCACCAGTGCGGCGTTGTTGCTGGTCGTGGTGATCGGCGCCTTCTCGCTCTCCGGCGTCGTCCTCATCAAGATGATCGGCATCGCGATGTTCATCGCCATCGTCATCGACGCGACGATCGTGCGGACCGTGCTGGTGCCGGCCACCATGCGTCTGCTCGGCCACGCCAACTGGTGGGCGCCCGGACCCCTGCGCCGCGTCTACGCCCGGTACGGCATCGGGGAGCACGAGGGACCGCCGCTGCCCCGGCCGTCCCCGCTGGTCCACGCCGGCTGATCCCCGTCGGCTCGGCCGGGACCCGCCGGCGGAGCCGGCGGCGTCCCCCGACCCGCGTCGTGCCGGCCGCGCCGCACTGGAGGGACTCCCCGCGGGACCGGGATCCCGAGCGGGAGGGCCGGTCCGGCCGGCAGCCGGCCGAGGACCTCCTCGGCCGGACCGGGGCGACCGAGGAGGTAGCCCTGGACCCGGTCGCACCCCAGTGCGGCGAGCTCGCGCAGCTGGTCGACCGTCTCGACGCCCTCGGCCACCACGCGCAGCCCGAGCCCGCGTCCCAGGCCGATGACAGCGGCCACGACGGGGCCGTCACCGTCTGCCATGCCCGCCGTGAACGAGCGGTCGATCTTGACCTCGGTCGCCGGCAGCCGGCGCAGTTGCGTCAGGGACGACCACCCGGTCCCGAAGTCGTCGACGGACACACCGACGCCGAGTCCGCGCAGTCGCGCCAGGTGCCCGTTGCGCACGGCGGCCTCGGACAGCACGTGGCTCTCGGTGACCTCCACCGTCAGCGCCGGGCACGGCAGCCCGGTCTCCCGGAGGGTCGCCTCGACGAGGTCGGCGAAGCCGGGCTCGGCGAGCTGCAGCGGGGACACGTTGACCGCCACGTCCAGGTCCGTTCCCTCCCGCCGCCACCGCGCCACCGTGGTGCAGGCCTCGCGGAGGACGTGCGCCCCGATGTCCCCGATCAGACCGCCGGCCTCGGCGAGCGGCACGAAGACGTCGGGGGGCACCGGGCCCAGCTCGGGGTGCACCCACCGGACCAGCGCCTCCACGGCGGCGACTCGCCCGGTGACCAGGTCGAGCTGCGGCTGGTAGTGGACGGTGATCTCCCCGCGCCCCAGCGCGCCGTGCAGGTCGGTCTCCAGCCGCAGCTCGCGCGCGGAGGCGACGCCCGGGGAGCGACCGCCGTGCAGGCGGGCCTTGGCCAGCTGCAGCTCCTCCGCCGCCCGGCTCACGAGGCTCCGCGCCGCCGCGGGCACACCCGGGGTCGGGAGGGAGGCCGCACCGCCGGTCACGAGGTCGACGAAGACGTCCCGGCCGGCCACCGTCACCGGGGCGGCGAGGGCCGCGGAGACCCGGTCTGCGACCGCCGGGAGACCCGCCGCGGTGACGTCGGGGAGGGCGACGACGAACTGGTCCCCGCCGTAGCGGCCCAGCAGGTCCCCCTCGCGCAGCACCGACCGGAGCCGGTCGGCGACCTGGCGGAGGACCTCGTCGCCGGCCTCGTGGCCGAGGCTCTCGTTGATCCTGGTCAGCCGGCTGACGTCGCAGAGGAGCACCGCGCACGCGGCGTCCCCGTCGTCGCCGGCACCCGTGAGCTCCTCGAGGCGCGTCTCGAACGTCCCCCGGTTCGGGAGTCCGGTCAGGGCGTCGTGCGTGGCCTGCCACTCGACCTCGTGCGCCAGCCGGGTGTTCTCCAGGGCCACGCCGGCGATGCCGGCCAGACCCCACAGGCGCTCGACGAGCGTCTCCCCCAGCACGGCGGGGGGCTCCTGGTGCACCCAGTGGACCAGCACGATGCCGACGAACCGCTCCCCGACGGCGATCGGGACACCCGCCATGGCGCGCACACCGAACTCCGCCAGCACGTCGCGCGCCCAGGGGGAACCCGAGGCGTCGACGAGCATCGGCCGGCCGTGCCGGGCGATCTCGCAGAGCTCCGGGCTCTGCGAGGTGTCGGTCACGTAGCGGGCGATGCGGTCGGCCAGCTCGCCGCTCCAGCCGCTGGCCCCCGCGATCCGGACCGACTCGCGGCCGGACTCCCACAGGGCGACCGCCGAGCGGTCGGCCGAGGACAGCACGGGCACGGCGTCGGCGACCGCCTGGGCGATCCGCTGCACGGACGGCTGGCCGGCGAGGGACCTCGCCACCGCGAGCAGCAGGCGGGCGGTCTCCTCGTGTTCCCGCGCCTCGGCGAGCAGCGCCGACGTCCGCAGCCCCACGGCAGCGTGCCGGGCGAAGGCCGCCAGCATCGCCTCGTCCTCGGGGAGGAACGCCTGCCCCGGCCGCAGGACGGCGGCGAGGACCCCGTGGGTGCGGTCCGCGGTGGCCACCGGGACGGCCAGCACCTCGGCGTCGCCGACCCGCTGCAGGCCGGGCTCCAGTGGGGTGTCGCCGAGGTGGTCCGCGACCTGCGCGCCCAGACCCCGGGCCCGGACGTGGCGCGTGCCGTCCGGCAGGCGCACGTCCAGCAGGTGGCCGGGAGCGTGCAACGCCCGGTCCGCCCGCGACGTGATCCGCTCCAGCGTCTGCTCGAGGTCCGCGTCGCCCGCCAGGTCGCCGACGGCGTCCTGCAGGATCCCCAGCCGCTCGTCGGACAGCAGTGCGGCGTCCAGGTCCGGCCGCGCCGCGCGCCGCCGTCCGCGGGAGGCCCTGCGGCGCGGCTCCCAGCTGACCTCGTAGACGCACTCGGGCGCGCCGTCGACCTGGCAGGACCCGTGCCGGACCTCCGCCGGGGGGAGGCCGAAGACGACGGGCACCTGCCGGAGCATCCCGGTGTTGTAGTCGCAGTCGACCCGGTTCGGGGCGTTCGGCGGCAGGACCCGCCACCCCACGCGGGCGGCGCCCGTTCCCACGCCGAGGCAGCGGAAGACCGTGGCGGTGTCCAGGCGGGTGGACACCCGCGACACCGAGCGCAACACGGCCTCCGGCGACCCCAGCGCCCGGACGACCGCGCGGAACGGCGCGAGCGCCTGGTCGCGCAGCGCGGCCTCCCCGAGGCGCAGCCCGATCCCCGGGTCCGCGAGCTCGGCGGCCACGGCGTCGAGGAGCGCCGCCTTGACCGCGTACGTCACCCGGCCGTGGAGGGCCTGGAGCTCCGCCCTCCGGTCGCTCAGCCCGGCCCGTGCCAGCACCCGGTCGGCGCAGTCCTCGTTCCCGAGCTCGCCGGCCAGGCGCAGGACCAGGCGGGTGGTGAGCGTGGACGTTCCGGCGTCGTGGTGCACGGGGGCCTCCTCCGGTGCGACGTGGTTCGCGCACCGAGGACGGGTATCGGCCGGTCCGGTTCCTCCTTCGAGGCCGCGGCGCCCCGATCCCCCTCGAAGGGGCGGGCCCGGGGACCGGTCAGGCGCGCACGTAGGCCGCCAGGTGCTCGCCGGTGAGGGTGGAGCGGGCGGCCACGAGGTCGGCCGGAGTGCCCTCGAAGACCACCCGGCCACCGTCGTGGCCGGCGCCGGGACCGAGGTCGACGATCCAGTCCGCGTGCGCCATCACCGCCTGGTGGTGCTCGATGACGACGACCGACCGGCCGGAGTCGACGAGCCGGTCGAGCAGGCCCAGGAGCTGCTCGACGTCGGCGAGGTGCAGGCCCGTGGTCGGCTCGTCCAGCACGTAGACGTCGCCGCTCTCGGCCATCTGCGTGGCGAGCTTGAGCCGCTGCCGCTCGCCGCCGGACAGCGTCGTCAGCGGCTGGCCCAGGGTGAGGTAGCCCAGGCCGACGTCGGCGAGGCGGGAGAGGATCGTGTGCGCGGCCGGCAGCCGCGCCTCGCCGGCGCCGAAGAACGCCTCGGCGTGGGCCACCGACATCGCGAGCACCTCGCTGATGTCCCGGCCGCCGAGCCGGTACTCCAGCACCGAGGCCTGGAACCGCTTGCCCTCGCACTCCTCGCAGGGCGACTCGACGGTCGCCATGACGCCCAGGTCGGTGAAGATGACGCCGGCGCCGTTGCAGGTCGGGCAGGCGCCCTCGGAGTTGGAGCTGAACAGCGCCGGCTTGACGCCGTTGGCCTTGGCGAAGGCCTTGCGGATCGGCTCGAGCAGGCCGGTGTAGGTCGCCGGGTTGCTGCGCCGCGAGCCGCGGATCGCGCCCTGGTCGACCACCACCACGCCGTCGCGGCCGGCGACCGAGCCGTCGACCAGCGAGCTCTTGCCGGAGCCGGCGACGCCCGTGACCACGCAGAGGACCCCGAGCGGGATGTCGACGTCCACGTCCCGGAGGTTGTGCGTCGACGCGCCGCGGACCTCCAGCACGCCGGTCGGCGGGCGGACCTCGTCCTTGAGCGCGGCCCGGTCGTCGAGGTGGCGGCCGGTGGTGGTGCCGCTGGCCCGCAGCCCCTCCACGGTGCCCTCGTACACCACCTGGCCGCCGCCGGTGCCGGCCCCGGGACCGAGGTCGACGACGTGGTCGGCGATCGCGATCATCTCGGGCTTGTGCTCGACGACGAGCACGGTGTTGCCCTTGTCCCGCAGTTGCAGCAGCAGGCCGTTCATCCGCTGGATGTCGTGCGGGTGCAGCCCGATGGACGGCTCGTCGAAGACGTAGGTGACGTCGGTGAGCGACGAGCCGAGGTGGCGGATCATCTTGGTCCGCTGCGCCTCGCCGCCCGACAGGGTGCCGGCCGGGCGGTCGAGCGAGAGGTAGCCCAGCCCGATCTCGGCGAAGGAGTCGAGGAGGTGGCGCAGCCCGCTGAGGAGCGGCGCGACGGACGGCTCGTCGAGCGCGCGGACCCACTCGGCCAGGTCGCTGATCTGCATCTCGCAGAGGTCGGCGATGTTCTTCCCCCGGATCCGCGACGACCTGGCCTCCGGGCTGAGCCGCGTGCCCTCGCACTCGGGACAGGGCTGGAAGGTGATCACGCGCTCGACGAAGGCGCGGACGTGCGGCTGCATCGCCTCGACGTCCTTGGACAGCATCGACTTCTGGATCTTCGGGATCACGCCCTCGTAGGTCAGGTTGATGCCCTCGACCTTGATCTTCGTCGGCTCCTTGTAGAGGAGGTCGTGCAGCTCCTTCTCGCTGTACTCCCCGATGGGCTTGTCCATGTCGAAGCCCGCGCCGGCGAAGATCCGGCCGTACCAGCCGTCCATGCTGTAGCCGGGGACGGTCAGCGCGCCCTCGGCCAGCGACCTGCTCTCGTCGTAGAGCGCCGTCAGGTCGAAGTCGGAGACCGAGCCCATGCCCTCGCAGCGCGGGCACATCCCGCCCATGTAGACGACGTCGCGGACGACGGCCTTCTCGACCCGGCCGCCCGCCTTCTCGGTGCTCATCACCCCGCTCGCCCTGCGCGTCGGGACGTTGAACGAGAACGCGGTGGGGGGACCGATGTGCGGCGCGCCGAGCCGGCTGAACAGGATGCGGAGCATCGCGTTGGCGTCGGTGGCGGTGCCGACGGTGGAGCGCGGGTTGGCGCCCATGCGCTCCTGGTCGACGATGATCGCCGTCGTCAGCCCCTCGAGGAGGTCGACCTCGGGCCGCGCCAGCGTGGGCATGAAGCCCTGCACGAAGGCGCTGTAGGTCTCGTTGATCAGCCGCTGAGACTCGGCGGCGATCGTGCCGAACACCAGCGAGCTCTTCCCCGACCCGGAGACGCCGGTGAACACCGTCAGCCGGCGCTTGGGCAGCTCGACGCTGACGTCCTTGAGGTTGTTCTCGCGCGCTCCGACCACGCGGATCACGTCGTGCCCGTCGGCGGCGTGCTGCGCGGGTGACAGCGGGCCGGTGCTCGTGGCGGTGCTCATCGTCTCTCCGTCCGGTGGGCGCCGCCGTCGTCGGCGCGTTCGCTGTCTACTCGCTCGGGCTGACGATCGGGACGGCGCGACGCCCGTCCGGTCGACGCGGTGCACCCGGCCGCGGGTCGGTCCGACCAGCGGCCGTCGCACACCGGCCCGCGGCCGGGGAGCCCGCCGGCCTCCCGCCACGCCCGGGGTCGGCGCGGGGTGACGCGGGACCAGCGGTACGGCGTGGCCGGGTCACGGCCGCTCCTGGATGCGGACCATGTTGCCGGCGGGGTCCCGGAAGGCGCAGTCGCGCACGCCGTAGGGCTGCCGGGTCGGCTCCTGGACGACCTCGGCGTCGCCGGCCTGCAGCCGCTCGAAGACGCCGTCGAGGTCCCCGGTGGCGAGCACGACGGAGGCGTAGGTGCCCTTCGCCATCATCTCGGTGATGGTCCGGCGCTCCTCGTCGGTGATCCCCGGGTCCGCGGCCGGCGGGTGCAGGACGATCGCCGTGCCGGCGCCGCCGGCGGGGCCGACCGTGAGCCAGCGCATGCCCTCGTAGCCGACGTCGTTGCGGACCTCGAAGCCGAGCGTGTCCCGGTAGAAGGCCAGGGCGGCGTCGGGGTCGTCGTGCGGGAGGAAGGTGTAGTGGATGGTGAGGTCCATGGCGATCACGCTAGGGACGGCGCGTCGACCGGCGCTTCTCGATTCCTGACCGGTCGGGTGACCTGCTTGGCCACGCACGCG from Geodermatophilus normandii includes these protein-coding regions:
- a CDS encoding SAM-dependent methyltransferase, whose amino-acid sequence is MDSTLDRAVVSAVAHRWHPVAAPVSDDALARLLERLAPPPRGRVLDLGCGAGAWLLRLLAAQPGLVGVGVDTSAPALDAARDRAAMGGLRGRVEFVQADAATWEGGPFDAVVCIGVTHVFGGPAGTLDAVRRSLRPGGRVLLGDGFWESGPSDAALAGLGAEPGELPDLPGLLAEVQRCGFEPGYAHLSTLAEWDEYEWCWTGALTEWALTEADGAERAAALDAARTHRRQWLEGYRGELGFLTAVLHDTRG
- a CDS encoding PilZ domain-containing protein — protein: MGTPGVDYPEDRSVLDVKAVSRDDVLTSFVEEATGGELVVSVGEDSSRRRVRLDVGERMELIWRGPEELRSLPVELVEVRTGESPSWRLRVVGPASRGQRRSAVRTPLSVSVELGAGDALLSGASVDLSEGGMRCILGGRQEAAAALEVGSVLPVTVDLDGTRVSAKAEIVRRHPREDDRAELSLRFVGLGEKREDLIRRRVFAELRDLRSRGLI
- a CDS encoding MMPL family transporter, with amino-acid sequence MFERLGRLVYRRRRWVLALSLALVVFAGIWGTGVFGQMTGGGFDDPGSESSRAAAVAERELGRSAADVVVLYSSEDRTVDDPGYAEAVTSTLDVLPDGVLRVVSFFGTGDPSLVSEDRRSTYAVLTLRGDEDEREDVLDAIEDDLAAPGLTTRLGGDVTLNRDMNLLVSEDIALAETISLPVLAVLLLVVFGSLAAACLPLVIGVTAILGSFAALRAFALVTDVSIFAVNVVTVLGLGLAIDYGLFVVSRFREEVRRQPSIEDALARTLATAGRTVAVSGVTVAVSLAGLLIFPQVFLRSMGFGGMSAVLVAMLAALTLLPALLAVLGPRVDALSIRRAIRRRRRQPAHLAVDPHGTWYRMARAVMRRPVLHGVAVTAFLVVLALPFTRAEFGGIDVRAMPEGAESRVVAETVASDFPPSPAGPVEAIVVLPGAADSPEGGAALESYVAAVDAVPGVDGASVTEAAGSTARVAIASDVGAVGPEGRDLVSAVRGIAAPDGTEVLVGGPSALYADLLDSLGSLLPWMALLVAATLFLLLFLAFGSVVVPVKAMVMNVLSLGASFGALVWIFQDGHLSGVLDFTPTGFVEATSPILVLAIVFGLSMDYEVFLMSRIREQYDLTGDNSGAVATGLQRTGGIITSAALLLVVVIGAFSLSGVVLIKMIGIAMFIAIVIDATIVRTVLVPATMRLLGHANWWAPGPLRRVYARYGIGEHEGPPLPRPSPLVHAG
- a CDS encoding EAL domain-containing protein, with the protein product MHHDAGTSTLTTRLVLRLAGELGNEDCADRVLARAGLSDRRAELQALHGRVTYAVKAALLDAVAAELADPGIGLRLGEAALRDQALAPFRAVVRALGSPEAVLRSVSRVSTRLDTATVFRCLGVGTGAARVGWRVLPPNAPNRVDCDYNTGMLRQVPVVFGLPPAEVRHGSCQVDGAPECVYEVSWEPRRRASRGRRRAARPDLDAALLSDERLGILQDAVGDLAGDADLEQTLERITSRADRALHAPGHLLDVRLPDGTRHVRARGLGAQVADHLGDTPLEPGLQRVGDAEVLAVPVATADRTHGVLAAVLRPGQAFLPEDEAMLAAFARHAAVGLRTSALLAEAREHEETARLLLAVARSLAGQPSVQRIAQAVADAVPVLSSADRSAVALWESGRESVRIAGASGWSGELADRIARYVTDTSQSPELCEIARHGRPMLVDASGSPWARDVLAEFGVRAMAGVPIAVGERFVGIVLVHWVHQEPPAVLGETLVERLWGLAGIAGVALENTRLAHEVEWQATHDALTGLPNRGTFETRLEELTGAGDDGDAACAVLLCDVSRLTRINESLGHEAGDEVLRQVADRLRSVLREGDLLGRYGGDQFVVALPDVTAAGLPAVADRVSAALAAPVTVAGRDVFVDLVTGGAASLPTPGVPAAARSLVSRAAEELQLAKARLHGGRSPGVASARELRLETDLHGALGRGEITVHYQPQLDLVTGRVAAVEALVRWVHPELGPVPPDVFVPLAEAGGLIGDIGAHVLREACTTVARWRREGTDLDVAVNVSPLQLAEPGFADLVEATLRETGLPCPALTVEVTESHVLSEAAVRNGHLARLRGLGVGVSVDDFGTGWSSLTQLRRLPATEVKIDRSFTAGMADGDGPVVAAVIGLGRGLGLRVVAEGVETVDQLRELAALGCDRVQGYLLGRPGPAEEVLGRLPAGPALPLGIPVPRGVPPVRRGRHDAGRGTPPAPPAGPGRADGDQPAWTSGDGRGSGGPSCSPMPYRA
- a CDS encoding ATP-binding cassette domain-containing protein — its product is MSTATSTGPLSPAQHAADGHDVIRVVGARENNLKDVSVELPKRRLTVFTGVSGSGKSSLVFGTIAAESQRLINETYSAFVQGFMPTLARPEVDLLEGLTTAIIVDQERMGANPRSTVGTATDANAMLRILFSRLGAPHIGPPTAFSFNVPTRRASGVMSTEKAGGRVEKAVVRDVVYMGGMCPRCEGMGSVSDFDLTALYDESRSLAEGALTVPGYSMDGWYGRIFAGAGFDMDKPIGEYSEKELHDLLYKEPTKIKVEGINLTYEGVIPKIQKSMLSKDVEAMQPHVRAFVERVITFQPCPECEGTRLSPEARSSRIRGKNIADLCEMQISDLAEWVRALDEPSVAPLLSGLRHLLDSFAEIGLGYLSLDRPAGTLSGGEAQRTKMIRHLGSSLTDVTYVFDEPSIGLHPHDIQRMNGLLLQLRDKGNTVLVVEHKPEMIAIADHVVDLGPGAGTGGGQVVYEGTVEGLRASGTTTGRHLDDRAALKDEVRPPTGVLEVRGASTHNLRDVDVDIPLGVLCVVTGVAGSGKSSLVDGSVAGRDGVVVVDQGAIRGSRRSNPATYTGLLEPIRKAFAKANGVKPALFSSNSEGACPTCNGAGVIFTDLGVMATVESPCEECEGKRFQASVLEYRLGGRDISEVLAMSVAHAEAFFGAGEARLPAAHTILSRLADVGLGYLTLGQPLTTLSGGERQRLKLATQMAESGDVYVLDEPTTGLHLADVEQLLGLLDRLVDSGRSVVVIEHHQAVMAHADWIVDLGPGAGHDGGRVVFEGTPADLVAARSTLTGEHLAAYVRA
- a CDS encoding VOC family protein → MDLTIHYTFLPHDDPDAALAFYRDTLGFEVRNDVGYEGMRWLTVGPAGGAGTAIVLHPPAADPGITDEERRTITEMMAKGTYASVVLATGDLDGVFERLQAGDAEVVQEPTRQPYGVRDCAFRDPAGNMVRIQERP